Proteins encoded by one window of Chrysiogenes arsenatis DSM 11915:
- a CDS encoding tyrosine-type recombinase/integrase, whose translation MNTTLLQDPNFSKLYQKHLKCLKLGGLQPKTIDARAIRRIGNYFDGNVGDLSPDQLLDYFTELLDTHSWSAVKLDLYGLKFFYSEVLRKPWDNILLIKPPNASRIPDILSVEQAGQLFAATSILSYKVFFFTCYSIGLRLGEGIRLTVDDIDAGNMRVHIRDAKGNKDRLVPLPDKTLQLLREFWAVHQHPRFLFPSRKRGLKNAHLVDLPLDRGGIQTAMQGVVQHLGLKRITCYSLRHSYATHMLEAGVDLLELQQILGHVSILTTARYTHLTATTANNTRTVVNSVVNSLDIKWRGRK comes from the coding sequence ATGAACACCACTCTGCTGCAAGATCCGAATTTTAGCAAACTGTATCAGAAACATCTCAAATGCCTCAAACTTGGCGGTCTGCAACCGAAGACCATTGATGCTAGGGCGATCCGGCGCATCGGCAATTATTTCGATGGCAATGTTGGTGACCTCTCGCCCGATCAGCTGCTTGACTATTTCACTGAGCTTCTGGATACGCACTCTTGGAGTGCGGTCAAGCTTGACCTCTACGGGCTGAAATTCTTCTACTCCGAAGTGCTGCGCAAACCTTGGGACAACATTCTCCTGATCAAACCGCCCAATGCATCAAGAATTCCTGATATTTTGTCGGTGGAGCAGGCCGGACAGTTATTCGCAGCAACCAGTATTTTGAGCTACAAGGTTTTCTTCTTCACCTGCTATAGCATTGGTTTACGCCTTGGTGAGGGTATCCGGCTTACGGTAGACGATATCGACGCTGGCAATATGCGGGTGCATATTCGCGATGCCAAGGGAAATAAGGATCGACTGGTGCCTTTGCCTGATAAAACATTGCAGCTGTTGCGGGAGTTCTGGGCGGTGCACCAGCATCCCCGCTTTCTTTTCCCCAGTAGAAAACGAGGCCTGAAGAATGCCCACTTGGTTGATTTGCCTCTGGACAGGGGAGGCATCCAAACCGCTATGCAAGGCGTGGTTCAGCACCTTGGCCTAAAGAGGATCACATGCTATTCCCTGCGCCACAGTTATGCCACCCATATGCTGGAAGCTGGAGTCGACCTGCTCGAGCTGCAGCAGATTCTTGGCCATGTCAGCATTCTAACCACTGCCAGATATACCCACTTGACCGCCACAACAGCCAACAACACCAGAACGGTTGTCAACTCTGTCGTGAACTCTTTAGACATCAAGTGGAGGGGACGTAAATAA
- a CDS encoding DNA-processing protein DprA: MIQPILQFIQAKGSGEAALRRLLTYAVAHGENAALEICSSAHSLAAEIGVKPDVAQNIVEARGEAVKTAEELEHHDVSVIWQGASSYPERIEKILQSDAPPVLFIQGNQSLFDEPGVGFCGSRKASDKGLAITGRCALQLAKEGICVVSGYAHGVDMAAHRAAMENGGTTIFVLVEGILRFQRKRDIADLLSASNHLVVSQFPPRLTWSGRNAMKRNSTIIGLSDAMILVESGLTGGTFAAGEETLKRKRPLFVIDFTEPGTSAEANPYFIKQGGMPVRGNREGVPSLDKVREVVAKQSWRASSPKEQSLFNLVADQDKRRS; encoded by the coding sequence ATGATTCAACCCATTCTCCAATTCATCCAAGCGAAAGGATCAGGCGAAGCAGCCCTTCGGCGTCTACTCACCTATGCTGTGGCTCATGGTGAGAATGCTGCCCTGGAGATCTGTTCGTCTGCTCATTCTCTTGCTGCGGAGATTGGCGTAAAGCCTGATGTTGCCCAAAATATAGTGGAAGCCCGGGGTGAGGCGGTCAAGACTGCTGAAGAGCTTGAACATCATGACGTGAGTGTCATCTGGCAGGGGGCATCTTCCTACCCTGAGCGGATTGAGAAAATTCTTCAGTCCGATGCACCACCTGTGCTTTTTATCCAGGGGAACCAGTCACTTTTTGACGAACCTGGCGTGGGGTTTTGTGGCTCGAGAAAAGCTTCAGATAAAGGACTGGCGATCACTGGGCGATGTGCGTTGCAGCTTGCCAAAGAGGGAATATGCGTAGTGAGTGGCTATGCGCATGGTGTTGATATGGCGGCCCACAGAGCTGCCATGGAGAATGGCGGCACTACGATCTTCGTCCTCGTTGAGGGAATTCTTCGTTTCCAGAGAAAGCGAGACATTGCCGACTTATTATCGGCCAGCAATCACCTGGTGGTATCCCAATTCCCTCCGCGCCTCACATGGAGTGGCCGGAACGCGATGAAGCGAAACAGCACGATCATCGGCCTCTCTGATGCGATGATTCTCGTTGAATCGGGGCTGACCGGTGGCACGTTCGCGGCCGGAGAGGAAACTCTTAAACGCAAAAGGCCACTGTTTGTAATCGATTTCACAGAGCCAGGTACTTCTGCTGAGGCCAATCCCTATTTCATAAAACAGGGCGGCATGCCTGTACGTGGCAATCGGGAAGGGGTTCCCTCGCTTGATAAAGTAAGAGAGGTCGTTGCCAAGCAGTCGTGGCGGGCTTCATCACCGAAAGAACAGAGTCTTTTCAACTTGGTCGCAGATCAAGATAAAAGGAGAAGCTAG
- a CDS encoding ribbon-helix-helix domain-containing protein, whose translation MSRATTTTMTVRLSGALSEFVSTNVGDHDTYENISEYVRDLIRRDKEAVAFERLKAELTHAYAAPEASYHPLTAADVIARNRV comes from the coding sequence ATGAGCAGAGCTACGACTACGACAATGACGGTTCGCCTCAGTGGCGCACTCAGCGAATTCGTATCCACGAATGTGGGCGATCATGACACCTACGAGAACATCAGCGAATATGTGCGAGACTTAATCCGGCGAGACAAGGAAGCAGTAGCGTTCGAGCGCCTTAAAGCCGAACTGACCCACGCCTATGCAGCGCCCGAAGCATCGTACCACCCACTGACGGCGGCGGACGTGATCGCACGCAACCGGGTCTGA
- a CDS encoding IS91 family transposase: MRLSIIINEFKESFLRAYKQNLLPSHIKALESMVRCRQEHGPHMVACCTDHQCLERVYIPHSCGHRNCPHCQNYESQQWLESQLEKRLPCQYYLITFTLPSQLRDLAWKHQQAVYTQMFESVQALLKTFTSNDKKLGGSAGFTAILHTHSRTLDYHPHIHVIMPGASITLETRLWNKKFGKYLFCHKALATVFRAKLLQSLVENKLSVPYDCPKQWVVDCKDAGNGEKALIYLGRYLYRGVIREKDILHNQNGMITFRYRHAKSGENRTRTVKGEYFLYLLMLHVLPRRFRRARSYGFLHAGSKKLIRILQLVLRVKPWRCNNKPRPAIVCPSCGADMTILATMVSHPQILYQRTNQETLSM; encoded by the coding sequence ATGCGGCTCTCCATAATTATCAATGAATTCAAGGAGAGTTTCTTGCGCGCTTACAAGCAAAACCTCCTGCCAAGCCATATCAAGGCACTGGAATCAATGGTTCGGTGCAGACAAGAACATGGGCCGCACATGGTGGCCTGTTGCACAGACCACCAATGCTTAGAACGGGTCTACATCCCCCATTCCTGCGGCCACAGAAACTGCCCACACTGCCAAAATTACGAGAGTCAGCAGTGGTTGGAAAGCCAGCTTGAAAAGCGGCTACCGTGTCAATACTATCTGATAACCTTTACCCTGCCAAGCCAGTTGCGTGATCTAGCATGGAAACACCAGCAAGCCGTTTACACTCAGATGTTCGAATCCGTGCAAGCTCTCCTAAAAACCTTCACCAGTAATGACAAAAAACTCGGAGGATCAGCGGGATTTACTGCCATTTTGCATACCCATTCCAGAACCTTGGACTACCATCCCCATATCCACGTGATCATGCCGGGAGCAAGCATCACTCTGGAAACCAGGCTGTGGAACAAGAAATTTGGGAAATATCTCTTTTGTCATAAAGCATTGGCCACAGTGTTCCGAGCAAAGCTGCTCCAAAGTCTGGTCGAAAACAAACTGTCCGTTCCGTATGATTGCCCAAAACAGTGGGTGGTTGACTGCAAGGATGCAGGCAACGGTGAAAAAGCATTAATCTACCTTGGCCGCTATTTGTATCGCGGTGTGATCCGTGAAAAAGACATTCTGCACAACCAAAACGGCATGATCACCTTCCGCTATCGCCACGCAAAAAGTGGCGAAAACCGCACCAGAACTGTCAAAGGCGAGTACTTTCTTTATCTGCTCATGCTCCACGTGCTCCCTCGAAGATTCCGGCGAGCAAGATCGTATGGATTCCTCCATGCAGGGAGTAAAAAGCTGATCCGCATCCTGCAGCTGGTGCTGCGAGTAAAGCCATGGCGCTGTAACAACAAACCACGGCCAGCAATCGTTTGTCCGTCTTGCGGAGCAGATATGACAATCCTCGCAACCATGGTTTCCCACCCACAGATTCTGTACCAGCGGACAAACCAAGAGACGTTATCTATGTAA
- a CDS encoding type II toxin-antitoxin system RelE/ParE family toxin produces the protein MIKNIACSETAKIFSRARSRKLPQEIQQRAYAKLVQLDSAIKIDDLRLPPSNKLEALKGDLGGYWSIRINNQWRICFQWNGSDAENVQIMDYH, from the coding sequence ATGATAAAAAATATTGCTTGCTCGGAAACAGCTAAAATTTTCAGTCGCGCTCGCTCGCGAAAACTCCCCCAAGAGATTCAGCAGCGGGCGTACGCTAAGTTAGTGCAGCTGGATTCGGCAATCAAGATAGATGATTTACGACTGCCGCCTTCCAATAAGTTGGAAGCGCTCAAAGGTGATTTAGGGGGCTATTGGAGCATACGCATTAACAACCAATGGCGTATATGCTTTCAGTGGAACGGATCAGATGCGGAAAACGTACAAATTATGGATTATCACTAA
- a CDS encoding HigA family addiction module antitoxin: MNNTLSPVHPGYYLRETLEEMHITARKFAHHIGISPMRISLVLRGIRPVNADLALRLEKALGQSAGYWMNLQAKYDLDTAVEAGSTCFAKIQLVSPLTMETLSGTH; the protein is encoded by the coding sequence ATGAATAATACATTATCGCCTGTTCATCCGGGTTATTACCTACGAGAAACACTGGAAGAAATGCACATCACTGCTCGCAAATTTGCCCATCACATCGGCATATCGCCCATGCGAATTTCGCTTGTTTTGCGCGGAATACGGCCTGTCAATGCGGATTTAGCACTAAGGCTCGAAAAAGCGCTTGGGCAAAGTGCAGGATATTGGATGAACCTTCAGGCCAAGTACGATCTCGACACGGCAGTTGAAGCGGGGAGCACATGTTTTGCCAAAATTCAACTTGTGTCGCCATTAACGATGGAAACGCTCTCTGGCACTCATTAA